The genomic interval ttaaagatggagaggcatcaacgaagcctttgaacttaaagatggagaatcatcgatgaagcctttgaacttaaaTATGGAGAAACATCGACGAGACATTCAcacttgagtttgacaaagcatcgacAAATTcttcgcatttgagtttgatgaagcatgAAGCTTTGACAGTAGGCTTGACTTTGTGACTTTGAACATGAAAATGAAGCATCGAtggagcctctaaacttgaagatggggGAGCATATAGGTTTACTTTTAAAGAGAAAGCGAAACGCATTCCAcgtgtgtgccttttatttactgtgttGGCTCTTtacgagggatgaacatcttcaaccTATTGTGTTGCCCCCAATAAAGATGAACGTCTTCAATCTGAAGTGTCATTCTTTGACggggatgatcaacatcaatcttgtagtattatacttaggtggttgtgATACCTCTTCtgatggactaaacttaaatttctttaagtttccttcgtacctttaaagaaagggatTGAATCATGACGTagttaaagtttttttttttttttttttaactagattgaacttgaagtttcttttaagctgcctacatacccttcttaatgatagggatcaagtcataatgcagtttgaagagaattttttttctttttatgcgcgactgaacttaaatttctttaagttgtctacgtaccctttataatgaaagggatcaagtcgtaacgtagttcatacaatttttttttgggccgttcacattttaagctcatgcagGCTAGAAGCATCAggcagtttaggctcttgcgatgaggagcttcttcatttaaacttcagaagctcttatttcatcatggttttgattaccctcttcatttgtaggattcgataatatgatgagttttggcttcactatcaaggaaccttctgtacttatgtcaacagaaaatttcctcttcatgtgTGAAGGGACACGGCTGTGAATATTTtcgtcgttgttttcttcatggaatgacgttggcttcaagattttcatccttcctttacgttgatcgctcgttgtcttgagacgatcaaaagcagatgctggagtttgatctttctttgatgtgtatatacttagccttttgaaggctgaagttcaagcagaagtagtcgttggacattggtcttcttctcctaccgtggccatactcaatctttgaaatactgaagatcgagcacttgatggcttaatacgatcgaagacagaagttttttgcttcatttcttctaaGTCTTTGACTTCTTCAACACTCACATGATTTTTGTTGACTTCCACTATGCCGACAGtatgacatgcaataacttctgatgctttctctggatgattattgagaaagcttcttgggagaaattctgccgAGGTTGCCGACCGTCGAAATTGAGGGAAGtatttgtcttctttcttagcaggcttaggcttccGTGTCAtctttttgtctttctttttatgagtcttgtttcttcttctatagcttcgataAGAATGTAACTTtttttgggtggagtttggtTGTCTTCTCTTTCGATGAGTCATTACTATCCACCCttcattatcatcatcatcagcgCACTCTCCTCCGTTTTGAGGATCTGTAGCTTGGACCTCATGTTGAAACCGCACTACTATAGGTTCAAAGGTCCCAAACTGGACCGAGCTCTCCATTTTTTCATAAGATATGGTTGGTGGCGCCATGCTCAGAGTTACTATCACTGCAGCGTATTCGTTTGGACCACCTCGTCTAAATCCAGTTTTATTTTCCTTTCATGGGCCaatttgaggatcaattctttcAGTATGAAGCATTTTTCGACCGAGTGACTGATGACCCTatgatacttgcagtaattGGGGTCATCCACCTTGCCGGCCTGTTCCGATCGCCTACATTCTGGCAGTTGGATAAAGTAGTTCTCTAGTAATTGTTCAAGCATGTCCGCTACGtcagagtcagggaatggataaaccttcgcCTGTCTTTCTTTCAGGGTTGGGCAACGTCTCTCGCCTTCTTGGTCTTTCTTCtctatcttcttttctttcccttttgagGAAATCTTCAATGGGGTTGTGTTAATGACCATTGATTCCTTCGTGACACCTTTCACAATTTTCTCGGCGCCCTTCACCTCCCTCTTGTCTTTCTTCAGTTCGTGGTTCAAAAAGTCCCTCGTTCCTCTGTTGGCGATACTTAGCTCTATGTCGTGAGCGCGGGTTGCTAATTTTTCAAAGGTACAGGGCTTAATCCCTTGTAGGATATAGAGGTCTTCCCACTGCATACCCTGCATGCACATTTCCAAAGAAGACAACTCGGTGAAtcgatctttgcaatccagactcagagctctccatcgATTGATGTAGTCGACAACTGGTTCCCCTTTTTGTTGTTTGGAgtttgtcagctccatcatgctgacGGTGCATCTGGTGCTGAAGAAGCGATTCGagaattctctttcaagttgcTCCCAGCTGTCAATCACCTCAGGCTCTAAGTCTGTGTACCAATCAAAAGCATTCCTTTTGAGGGTTCTGACGAACTGTTTGACCAGTAGATCTCCTCTTGTTCCTGCATTTTCGCATGTTTCTACGAAGTGGGCGATGTGTTGCTTTGGGTTGCTCTTTCTGTCGAATTGTTGGAACTTTTGGGGCTGATATCTAGTAGGCATTCTCAAGTTGTCGATCCTCCGAGTGTATGGTTTGGAATACATGAAGGAGGTTTGGCCGGCCCCCCATATTGAGCTCTTATGGAGGTCATGATCATGTCTTGTAATTATTGGACCGACAAAGAGGCCACCGAGGCTGACTGTTGCGATTGGCTTTCTTGTAACACAGTCTTCCCTTTGTCGATTGCATTCATCGCGGGTGCTAGGCTTGATTGAGCAGCCTCTCGAGACTGAATTTGTTCCTTCAGGGCAGCGATCTCGTGGTCTCGCTCCTTGACGGTTTTCATCAAGAAGTTAATCTTCCTTTCTATTTCAGCCATGGCCGCTTCCACCGTCACATTCGCCATCATGACAGAAATCACATCTAGCGGTGAATCTCTTTATGGTCCATCGGGCGCGAAAGTAGAGTTTTCAAACATGGGGTTTTCCTTGATGACAACCCCACTTTGTGGGGATTCCATCATTTGTTTCAAGATGTCGTGGGTGATGGGGGAGCTTTGCTCTTGCTCCTGCATGATTACTTTTGAGCGGCTGCGGGTGACCGGTCCTTTGTATGAGCCGTTTGCGGAGGAAGCTTTAGAGCCATCTTCTTAGGAGATTTGGATGCCACCTTCTTAGGCGCCATTTGGCTTGTTTGAATGCTGAgaaagagatgagaggtagagaggtcccatcgagcgtgccaatttgttcacacgagATTTCCAGAGAAACGTATTTCATGGAGttaaacttgagttggtgttgatgttggagttgatttgatgcgatgtggttcgatctctaatatttgatcctGTGATTCtttctcagttgggtgaatatgcttgacttggagaaggaaagcatcgaacgttcttgaagtagaagtcttggaagcttggagtaaaagtcttggaagagtatttgtgtcttcaaaggtcttctgccttataggagtgcagcttcaggagtcttggaagcttaaagtagaagttttggaagagtatttgtgtcttcaaaggtcttctaccttataggagtgcagcttcaggagttttggaagcttgaagtagaagtattggaagagtatttgtgttttcaaaggtcttctgccttataggagtgcagcttcagaagtcttgaaagcttgaaacagtcttggaagcttgaagtagaagccttggaagagtatttgtgtcttcaaaggtcttctgccttataggagtgcagttttaggagtcttggaagcttgaagtagaagtcttggaagagtaNgtcttcaaaggtcttctgccttataggagtgcagttttaggagtcttggaagcttgaagtagaagtcttggaagagtatttgtgtcttcaaaggttttctgccttataggagtgcaacttgaggagtcttgggagtcctctgcttgttagtgaattctctctgggtctTCTGAGAGTAGAAAATGCTGcctttacaaatgaagagaacttttctatttatagaattctcagatgggcttcgtgggcttggttggtccatgggcctgacccttgggcctaattagttggttttggatCTAATCTGGAATTCGAgtccaattcaacttttttgtagtttggactttaagcctaaataataatatcaaattgaatttgatctCATCTAATTTATCCGTGTGACGTCAtcgaaacttgtcttcaattcaatttgggatatctgtcaacttctaattggacccaaagtcaatgatttagaaattcgtcgttaatttagcaaacgacgTAGTGACTTGTGactggtccaaaatttctcattcaacataCACTAAGAATGAGTATCTATTTTACACATAGTTtgtgatatttataatatattattattattatttattcacTTTGTTTAAGTTTGCGAGTAAAAAAGAGTTGtattcaaatatagaaaaatgagcaacttatttataaatatagcaaaatgtcagtgatagacaatgatatatATTAATGACATTTATATGATATAGATATATGCCTGACAAGTATCTATTTGGTCTACCACaaatagacagtgacattttgttatatttgaaaatattttcaataattttttgatTTAAAACAATAACTTTCTTTTTAATGATATTGAAGGGTAAATGTTaactaatttagaaaatatttttttgacttcaatttttaaattttaataggAGTAACTTTAGTTttgttaaaaattttcaaaaataattttttatacaaaattaaaagttaaaattgtgGGAAAATATACCTAAaattaatatgtttatttataaaaaaaatgccaTAACACTTGATAAGGGAGTGTAtttcttaatattttttaaatgacgCAATGCATTCAAGAAAGGttacataatttctcaaaagACACAACCTCACACCAAGAAATATAACGATGTAAATATTCACAAATAGTGTTTTAAAACATAGAGAATTATTCCCCAAATCTCAATCTcttttatatgtataattattcacgtattgtaATGTTTATCGAGTTATGTGCTTAAAAAGTTATTAATTTGTCCtatcttaaaagaaaaatttttacGACACTTTGAGCATCGTATATGGAACAAAATTGCCATAAGGAAACAACTTGAATTTGTTGAGTTAGATGAATTGTTTTCATTGCTTCCTTATTCTcctgaaattttctttttacaaaaaCGAAATTATTTTCGGTATTTTATCAATACATCATTTTTATTGttcttcttcattttatttgtaattaatgagtacatttaattttgatattattttcaatatgaaaattaaaaaaaagttaaaattaaatatataattttataattatgtatagaggaaaaatattgcagaaaaaaagattgatttctctataaaaaatatttataactaaaaaattcatcaaaatgtattttatttttttaagaacaaaaaaacaaaaatataagtatcaaacatgtttttagttagttttcaatttttagaaaacatAACACAAACAACAATTACCAAAcatgttttttcattttatgttttttaaaaaatagaaaaccaaaaacaaaaaacaaaaaacagttACCAAACATGTATGATTTCTGTTTTTTAGAGACTGGAAACTAAAAAAAGattttaagaacaaaaaaaaaaaagggaatggttatcaaatgttgcctattttttctttttagttttcaaaattttgcttgatttttaaaatattgggaaacaaaaaacaaaataagaaaatttagaGATTGAAGAGATAAATAGAAAgtccaacaaaaaaaattaatgaagtgagagaaaaaatggaaaacaaatgttttaaaatataagaaaatgagccaatttattttcaaatatagcaaaatgtcaccatTTATTTGTGATAGACATCTAGATGCTTATCAgtctctatcattgtctatcacattttactatatttaaaaatattttcgacattcttgtcatttaaaacaattactcaTGAAAAAGggcatgaaattatttttttctaatttaaaattcatttcatcttttaaaataatagtaacTTGCTTAAATGTAAATTTGACAtcatatcatttaaaaaaactatagtaAAGAGTCGTTTGATTGATTTAAAAGATTgtgaggaaaaatgaaaactttgaaaaaaaattagaaaatggaAAACATTTGACCATTTAGCTTCATTTATTTAGCTTTTATCAATAAAGGTTCACAATCGTAAATATTTGACCATTTTTCCTTACAATTGTTCTCGTTACATGCTTAATGCAGACCAACCCTTCTGTAAGTAAGAAGAAACACTAGAAATGTagtgatttctctcttgttctcATCACAAAGACCAAAACTTAGAGACAATGGAAAATCTCCTTCATGTAGCCAAAACTTAGACGTACTTTATTCATTTGGTTCAACGATGAATAAGGATTGGATTAAGCTTAGAGATAGATTCTCAAGAGAGTACATTGACGGAGTTGCAAACTTCATGGAAGTGGCAAAATGTCATGTATGGAGAGGGAAAAATGAGATGTCCGTGTAAAAATTGTCAGAATTCAATGTCTCAAACATTAGATGGAGAACCGATAAATTTAGCTCAATTTCAAAGAGTCAGGACTCCTTTAGCTCCTTCAGCGGATGATGGATTAAAGGAAGAACCTACGACACACAATGATGATGATGAGTTGTTCAAGGAAGAACCTACGACACACAATGATGATGATGAGTTGTTCAATCTTTTAAATGATTTGCAAGGACCGATGAGAGAAGGGGCatatgatgaagatgaagaagacttTAGAGATGAAATGCCTGAGAACATCGAAAAAAGAGATATTTCAAACATTTTTGAGGAGTTGATGGATGAAGCACGTAACCTGTTGTATCATAGTTGTACAAAATTTTCCTCATTGAACTTATTGGTGAGATTGATGCATATTAATGTTCTCAAAAATTGGAGTAATAAATCCTTTGATATGTTACTAGATTTTTTGAAAGATGCCTTTCTAACTGGTGCATGCATACCTAGTTCTTTTTATGAAGCCAAGAGGGATCGTTGTTTgtggtgttcatgttttaattATGAACATTGACAACTTGTTTGTAGCTTGAGAGAAGGATCATTCCTCATaaccattttaaacattttgtttttcCTATTTCAGGTTGTTTGTGTAAATTCTTAAAGATCATTTTTTTGGAGATTGCTAGAAGATTTTGTGAGATGATTACTTAGTTTGGTTTAATATCTCACTTATTTTGACTTAAGGAAGATTacaggttttttttttgtttttttttttttttgtttttttgttttttttttttttttttttttttgtagaggGGATTTGTAAGAAGTTAGAAAAGTTCAAATATAATTGTATATATAGTTTTTGTTCGTAAAATTTTATAACTTGTGTACTGAATATtagtcttatttttaaatatataagtttattattgttatatttattctcaattgatttgtttaaagattaatttttgtttgtgcaTACTTAGATatgaaggaaataaaaaattggttatttaattgttacaaaaaatatataaaattataaataacttaCGCCGATGCAAATAAACATGGGCAGAAATTTACATATTGAATTGGAATTTTATCATTTAGGACTATACTTTTCTTGATGCAAATTGTATTTTGTTGGGGAAAAACATATGCTGACGCAAGCAAATATATTGCCAAAAAATGGTATTTATGTcgatgaaaatcattttcgtCAGGAGGAACTTCTCCCGACATGGATACGTTGACAATTTTGCCGATGTAAAAAAATATGTTGACATAACCTATCCTGACGTTTTTTTTTGCGTGGGAAAATGTGAAAATTCTTGTAGTACTAGAAACATAAGGATTTAAGTATCATTCTAGTCCTTATATTTTGAAgtaatttgttcaattttagtttttgtactttCAATTATCTAGCATTgtctctatattttcaatatatctTAATTTTAATCCCACAATTAATATATggttgatttattatttttttaattatctattaatatttttattatgaattttgaaaatatatttacatattttattttcttttcacgaaaattatttattaattatttgatcatttcaataaaattagaCAATTAAAAGTATACCAAACCAAAGTTCAAAATATTGGACTAAAAAAGTTTGTTGGAATTTTTAAAACatgtaaagtaaataaataatgttTTGAATTTCCAAAGTGGCAAGCTGCAGCTTACCAATACTCCCTGCAACAAATACATCACGGACAAAAGACAGCGGCTTTTAGTATTCCatgcaaattaattaaaaacgaTGTATTCCAAATAATccgataattaatttatgaaccaaaaccaaaacgACATTAAAATAAAGCTTGTAATTTTGACTAATTTAATCCCATAATTATAATCATAATCCAGTTGCCAATAACCAACCCATTCAAAATAGTTCTCCCCTGACCTAAAATCTCCTACCTTGTCAAATCAccgctaaattttaaaatttgaggaaGAAAATGATCACATAATAACGAAAGACCAAGTAGATGGAAATCTTGCTCAAATTTAATGAAATAGACCATttgttagaatttaattttaaaatcgtGTTAGGTAAGTTTCTTCGtacttatataatattttattaaatgtaaagttttttttctaaaggGGTTTAAATACTTGCAAAGAGTAATTTACTCTAATATCATTAATTACATCTCAATTCTATGTAACATATTTTAATGGATTCTGTTTTATTTATATGGTTTATTTGATATGTGGACATTGGAAATTTCCACAAGATCCCAAACAAATTTTTACTTGGTCATCTGTTGAAGATTCAGCTTCAAGGCCACCTATACTACCAAACCCAACACCAAATTTCTCCATTCTTTTTTTCACTCTTTTATATAAATAGCCCTCTCTTCTTCAAACTTCAGTCATCAACCCTCTTTGTTGCTCCTCTAAATAATTTCATTACTTGGATATCAATGGAAATTATCACCACTTCTTGTAACAAAATGGCTGTAGCTTTAGCAATAACCTTATTGGCAGTGTTCATAGGGAGCACCTCAGCTCAGCTCTCTTCCAACTTCTACTACCATAGTTGCCCCAAGCTCTTCAGTACTGTTAGAGCCGGTATCCAATCTGCTGTCGCTCAAGAAGCTCGCATGGGTGCTTCCCTTCTTCGCCTTCACTTTCACGACTGTTTCGTTAACGTATGAAGAACCCTCTTTTCCCCTATTACTTTCATAACACTTTTCGTGTATTTGTGTGTTCTTACTTTGTTTAATAATTGAATGTAAACGATATTATGATCTATCAGGGTTGTGATGGGTCGATTCTTCTTGAAGACACTCCTACGTTTACAGGAGAGCAAACAGCGGCTCCTAACAACAGATCTGTTAGAGGATTTAATGTGATTGAGAGCATTAAGAAAAAGGTTGAAAAAGTTTGCCCTAGTATAGTATCTTGTGCTGATATTTTGACTCTTTCAGCTCGTGACTCTGTTGTAGCGGTAAGGAAAAATAACCTAAAACCTTTTTacaatatttcaaaagtttgtTTGGATTTCGCTCGATGGTCctaattttgtttcaaattaacaGCTTGGAGGGCCAAGTTGGGAGGTGAAATTGGGAAGAAGAGATTCTAAAACAGCCAGCTTCTCTGACGTCACCGGTGCTATTCCTCCACCGACCTCCACCCTCGACACCCTCATCAATCGATTCGACTNAGCCAGCTTCTCTGACGTCACCGGTGCTATTCCTCCACCGACCTCCACCCTCGACACCCTCATCAATCGATTCGACTCTAAAGGCCTCTCCCCTCGAGACTTGGTTGCCTTATCTGGTATTATCATCACTCCTTCGCTCCATACCTTTACTTTCAAAAAATGCTAACTTTAAATTATATCAATGATTAAAGAGGTAGCTACATTGTAACAGCCTCATTAAATATTCTTTCTATGAGATTATACGTTGCATGCAGGGGCCCATACAATCGGGCAagcaaagtgtttgtttttcaAGAACCGTATATATAACGAGACCAACATCGACGAGTCGTTTGCTGAGGAGAGACAACAGAACTGCCCAACAAATGGAGGAGATGACAACCGTGCCCCAT from Benincasa hispida cultivar B227 chromosome 10, ASM972705v1, whole genome shotgun sequence carries:
- the LOC120088822 gene encoding peroxidase 4-like; the encoded protein is MAVALAITLLAVFIGSTSAQLSSNFYYHSCPKLFSTVRAGIQSAVAQEARMGASLLRLHFHDCFVNGCDGSILLEDTPTFTGEQTAAPNNRSVRGFNVIESIKKKVEKVCPSIVSCADILTLSARDSVVALGGPSWEVKLGRRDSKTASFSDVTGAIPPPTSTLDTLINRFDXASFSDVTGAIPPPTSTLDTLINRFDSKGLSPRDLVALSGAHTIGQAKCLFFKNRIYNETNIDESFAEERQQNCPTNGGDDNRAPLDFRTPKFFDNYYYKNLLEKKALLRSDQVLHDGGSTDSLVELYSDDSDAFESDFVAAMIKMGNIEPLTGSQGEIRKICSRPN